One bacterium genomic window, CCCCCGACAGGGGTTGCTTAATCGCTGGTTTCAGGGGAGGACCGGCAGTCAAACCTGTCGGTCTTGGGGAAAGGGACGCCCGCCATGCGGCTGTTCGCCGCGCTGAATTATCAGCGCAGGAATGAAATCCTTGGATTTCTGCTGATCGTATTGTGCCTGTTTGTCTGGCTGTCGCTGTTTACGCATCAGCCGGAGGACGACACTTGGATACGCGCCGGCTCCGATGAGGAGTGGGTGGATGGCTACCATCCGTACAACCTCGCCGGGACCGTCGGCGCGTTGATCGCCTATGGCCTCTACGAGTGGTTCGGCTTTTCCGCTTACCTGCTCATCCTGCTGGTTGGCGCTGTCGGGCTGCAGCGTTTTCTCTCGGCGCGGCCGATGGCCCCGGTGCTCTATTCGGCCGGGGTGCTGGCTTGGGTCTTTGTGCTGGGGGTCATCGTCGACCTTCCGGCGGCGGGACGTCAGGATGCCTGGGTCGAAGGCGGACGTACCCTCTCCGGCTGGCTGGGACGAATCTGCGCCGGCGGCACCGCCAATTTGCTGGGTGTGGTCGGCGGCGGGTTGATCCTCGGCTCGGCGCTTCTGGGTTCGATCCTGCTCATTCTGCCCTGGGACAAGATCAAAGTGGCCCGTCCGGCTAAGAAGACGGCACGGACCGCGCGCAAAGCCGAACCCGCCACTTCCGGAAAGGAGAAGCAGCCGTCGATCCTGTCGCGCCGGTTCACCGCGCTGGCCACCGCCATTGCCGGCAAGTACCGCGGGTGGCGTCAAGCACGCTCGGAGCGCAAGCAGGCCGAAGCCGAACTGGTTGAGCAGCGCACTTCCGTAAAGCGTGGCAAATCCACGCCTGCCGAAGCCGCCTCCGATATCGCGCTGCCCGATTGGGCGGCCTATGAGCCGGACAAACCGGCCGGCGCGCCATCGCCAGTGGAGCAGGCCGAAGCGATCGTTGCCGACCGTACCGCCCATGTCGATGAGACCGCCACTCCCCGTCCCCGGCGGGTGATGAAGATGGTCCGTCAGGCGGAGGGGACCGACTACCAGTTTCCGACTCTGGACTTGCTCGAGGAACCGCCGGCCAGACGTCGCCGCCATGATGGCCAATCCAACGGCGCCGAGTTGCTCGCCAAGGCGCTGGCGACCTTTGATGTCGGGATTGACGGCCCGATCGAAACCTATCCCGGTCCGGTCATCACGCGGTATGAGTTCCGACCGGCGCCCGGCGTAAAGGTCAATCAGGTTGTGGGATTGGCCGATGACTTGGCGCTGGCCCTGTCGGCGTCTCGCGTACGCATCGTCGCACCGGTCCCCGGCAAAGCGGCCGTCGGTGTCGAGGTGCCGAATCGCGACCCGGAAGTGGTGCCGTTGTCCGAGATTCTGGGCAGCGAAGATTTCGCCAACTCCGATGCCCTCCTGCCGCTGGCATTGGGGCAGACCATTGATGGACAGCCGTTTGTTGCCGATTTGGCGGCGATGCCTCACCTGCTGATTGCCGGCGCCACCGGATCCGGGAAGAGCGTTTGCATCAATGTCATCATCACCTCGCTGCTTTTCCGCCATCACCCCAACGATGTTCGGCTGCTGTTTGTCGATCCCAAACGGCTGGAGCTGTCGGTCTATGCCGGCATCCCGCACATGGAACGTCCGGTGGTGACCCACCCGCGCGGAGCGGAGCGGCTCTTGGCCGATGCGGCCCGCGAGATGGATGAGCGCTATAAGACGTTGGCGGGTATGGGAGTACGGAACATCAACGATTACAATAAGAAGGCGCCCGCCGGCCAGAAGCTGCCGTACATCGTCATCGTCGTCGATGAACTGGCCGACCTGATGATGAGTCAGTCGGCCGCACGGATCGAACTGCTGATCACGCGCCTGGCGCAGATGGCGCGCGCGGTCGGCATCCACCTGATCCTGGCGACTCAGCGTCCTTCGGTCGACGTTATCACCGGCCTGATTAAGGCCAACTTCTCATGCCGGATCGCCTTCCAGGTTGCGAGCAAGATCGACTCGCGCACCATCCTCGACGTCAACGGCGCCGACAAACTGCTGGGACGGGGCGACATGCTCTACCTCTCGCCGGGAGTGGCCGAGCCGGTCCGTGTCCATGGCGCCTACATCTCCAACTCCGAGACTTCGGCCATCGTTGAGTTCCTCCGCGCCCAGAATGTGTCTCCCGAAGCCCTTCCGACTTTCTCCGGCACGGTCGAAGTCGACGCCGGCGGCGATTCGGAAGGGGACGAGAGCGATCCGGATGGCTCCAGCGACAAGCTGTTCCAGGAGGCCGCCGAGGTCGTTATCCGCCACAAGCAAGGTTCTGTTTCTCTGCTCCAGCGTCGGCTGGGAATTGGCTACCAACGGGCCGCCCGGCTGATCGACAAACTCGAGGAATCGGGCATTGTCGGGGCCTATGACGGCAGCAAGGCCCGCGAGGTCCTCTGGTCGATGCAGGATTATGAGGACCGCTTCGCCAAATCTCAAAATTAATCCATTGTAATTCAACGAGTTAGTCGTCAAGGTGGGTTCCGGGGCGCTTTTCCGGGACCCAAATTGGGCTTAGGTGTATTATATTCGTCCAATCCGAGCAACCTACCTTTGCGGGTATCCAATGTCATGATGAAGCTACGTCTGAACCATATGTTAATCTATGTCCGCCCGATTCTGGCCGGGGTGGCGGCCTGTCTGGTCCTGTCCGGGTCGCCGGATTCGGCCATTTCCTGTCCAGCCGATTCGGTCCTGAACCTGTTCGAGTCCAGTCTGCCGCAGGACCAGGTCACCAAGGTGAAGTACCGCAAGGAATCCCGGTCGCTGGTCTTCGGGGAGCGTCCCGCCGAGGAAGGTACCCTGTGGCTGGGTCCGCCGAAACGATATCGGATCGAGGCCGGCAAGCAGGTGATCGTGCGCGGGGATGACACGCTTTGGACCTACACCCCTGAAAGCGGCCAAGTCACGTTGCGGGTGGGTGGACTGGATTCGCTCGAGTTCGGCCCGGCCGGTTTCTTTGGGTCGCTGCGTCATGACTTCCTGCCGACCGACTGTGCCGTGGACACCGTCGACGGCAACCCCTGGCTGCGGGTGCGTCTGACCGCCAAGACCGAGACCGCCCCGATCCAGCGTCTGGCGCTTTGGATCGACCCGGCCACACACCGGGTCCAGATCGCCGAGTACGTCGACTACAATGAGGAGAGCTCTCGCCTGACTTTCTCCAAGTTCGAGTCCGAGAAGACCGGCGGAGCCGATCGCTTTGTCTTCGTCTATCCCAGGAATGTCGAACGCATCGTCCTGCCCGCAGTCAAAAGCGGCCAGGCCCATGATGAGGCTAACTGACCTGAAGCCGCTACCGCGCCATGACATCACGTCCACCGCGACGCCATCCGGCCCGCGGGGGAAGGTCTATTTGCGCACGCTCGGTTGCCCGAAGAATGAAGCCGATGGCTCGGCGCTGGTCCGTCATCTTGAAGCGGCCGGTTGGGAAGTGGTCGACGACCCGGCGCATGCCGATGCCGAGATCGTCAATACCTGCGGCTTTATCGAGCAGACCAAAGTCGAGTCGCTTGACGCGATCTTCGAGGCGGTCGAGCGCAAAAACGGCGGCCCGCGCCGACTGATCGTCACCGGCTGCCTGGCCCAGCGTTATCCGCAGCAATTGGCCGGGCAGATCGAAGGTCTCGATGCGATCGTCGGCTTCAACCGGCCGGAGCTGGTTGAACAGGCGTTGCGCGCCCCGCGCGCCAACGGCGCCCCCGCCTGCTGGGTGGAAAAGCCCGATGCGGTCTACCGCGAGCACACCACTCACTGGACCTTTGATGCCCGTCACCCCGCGCCGCTGTCGGCCTACGTGAAGGTCGGCGACGGCTGCGACAACGCCTGCCGCTTCTGTGCCATTCCGCTCATCCGCGGACGGCTCCGGTCGCGCTCACCGGAGGCCATTGTCGCCGAGGTCAGCGCGCTGGTCGAACATGGCAGCCGTGAGATCATCCTGGTCTCGCAGGACACGACGTCGTGGGGGTTGGATCTTCCCGATCATCCGGGACTGGACACGCTCTTGGAGCGTCTCAACGACATCCCCGGGGATTTCTGGATCCGGGTGATGTACGCGCACCCCGCCTTCCTGCGCGAGGAGCACATCGCCGCGATCGGCGCCTGCGAGAAGGTTGTGCCGTATCTGGACATGCCGCTGCAGCACATCTCCGACCGGATGCTGCGCATCATGAACCGTCACACGACGCGACAAGAGACCCAGGCGAAGATCGATGCGCTGCGTCGCGTCCGGCCGGGCATCACCCTGCGCACCACCTTCATCATCGGGCATCCCGGCGAGACGACCTCCGATTTCGAAGAACTGCTGGCTTTTGCGGCCGACAACGCCTTCGAGCGCATGGGCGGCTTCACTTACTCGGCGGAAGAGGGCACGCCCGCGGCGCGATTCCGCGGTCGGGTCCGCGCCGCCGTCGCGCGCGAACGTCTGGAACGACTAAATGACGCCTATGATCGCTGGTCATCCGCGCAATCGGTCGACCGCATCGGCAGCCGTATTCGCTGTCTGATCGAACGGCGGCTCGACGATGGTTCCTGGGAGGGGCGCGGCCCATTCGATGCGCCCGACATCGACGGCCGCGTGATCCTGCCGGCCACCGACCGGATCACCCCCGGATTCCACCCGGTGTTGATCCGCCGGGCCGACGGCGTCGATCTGCACGCGGTCAGCGCGGAGAAACCGGCGCCCCTGGTTCTGGAGAAAACGCCATGAAGACACACAGCCCGATTACCAGCAAGCGCGGCATTCTGGTGGGACGTCCCCTGGCGATGACCATGCTGTTTGCCTGGCTTTTGTCGCTGGTGGGATTCATCCACCTGTTGCGCCAGAATCAACAGTTGGCGCACCTGGTGAAGACCCAGCAGGATGAGATGATGCAGCAGCGCGAGCAGATCGTCTCGTTGCAGCAGCGGCTGCGGATTCTTGAAGCGGTCGAGGATATGCAGAGCAATCTCAGCCCCGACGAGGAAGTGCACCTGGCGCACAACGTCTACCATTACAGCGAGCGCCATGGCCTCGATCCGCTCCTGGTGTTGGCGCTCATCCGCGTCGAGTCTGGTTTTTCGCCCGCGGCGGTCTCACCGGTGGGGGCATTGGGCCTGATGCAGGTGATGCCGTCGACGGCGCGCTTCATTGCCGACTCGCGCGGCTGGGGCTGGCCCGGCGAGAAACGTCTGTTTGATCCGGTCTACAATCTGCGGCTGGCCACCACCTACCTCTCCGAGCTGATTTCCAAGTTTGGCAGTGTCGAACAGGCACTGATTGCATACAATTGGGGAGAGGGGGCGGTGCTCGAAATGATGGAGACCGGACAGCCCCTGCCGCGCGGCTTCGCCCAGCGCGTGTTGTCCACCTATGACCGGCTGCAGCGCCGCTATGGGTCCTCGAAACCGGATTAGCCCGCCTCCACCAATCGCCATTCGCAGTCTCGTATTCATGTGCTGGCTTGCGGCCGGCGCCGTGACCGTGTCGGCCGACACGCTGTCGGTGGCCGACACGTTGCCGCCGACCCACCGCGCGTTTGTCGACAGCAGTCTGCGCGACTTGGCGCGTCGGGCGGTGGCCGAATTCACCCCGTACCGCTCGCGCCCGCTGACGATTGTGCCCGACACCGCGGGCGACAGCGCCGGCGTTTTTGGGCAGGCGCTGGCCGCGACCCTGTCCCGGCGCGGACTGCTCATTCGCGACAACGGCGCCGCCGTTGACAGCGCCGATCTCTGGCTTTTGCACTACACCGTGGCTCCGCGGCAGCTCTCGCTCACCGAACCGCACCGCCGCAGTTTCCTTGGACGGATCTGGGTCAAGCGCACGCTCCAGGCCGGCGCCGAACTGCGGGTGCACGATCTGTCGGATTCGACCGAGGTCTGGTCGGGGCGTGTCGACACAAGCTACACCGACTGGGTGGCCAAGCGCGACTTGAAACGTCTGGCCGATGCCGAGTATGCGCCGCGCGCGCCCTCGACGGGCTGGGAGAAGGCCCAGTGGCCATTGGTGGCCGGCGGCGCGGCCGCG contains:
- a CDS encoding DNA translocase FtsK — protein: MRLFAALNYQRRNEILGFLLIVLCLFVWLSLFTHQPEDDTWIRAGSDEEWVDGYHPYNLAGTVGALIAYGLYEWFGFSAYLLILLVGAVGLQRFLSARPMAPVLYSAGVLAWVFVLGVIVDLPAAGRQDAWVEGGRTLSGWLGRICAGGTANLLGVVGGGLILGSALLGSILLILPWDKIKVARPAKKTARTARKAEPATSGKEKQPSILSRRFTALATAIAGKYRGWRQARSERKQAEAELVEQRTSVKRGKSTPAEAASDIALPDWAAYEPDKPAGAPSPVEQAEAIVADRTAHVDETATPRPRRVMKMVRQAEGTDYQFPTLDLLEEPPARRRRHDGQSNGAELLAKALATFDVGIDGPIETYPGPVITRYEFRPAPGVKVNQVVGLADDLALALSASRVRIVAPVPGKAAVGVEVPNRDPEVVPLSEILGSEDFANSDALLPLALGQTIDGQPFVADLAAMPHLLIAGATGSGKSVCINVIITSLLFRHHPNDVRLLFVDPKRLELSVYAGIPHMERPVVTHPRGAERLLADAAREMDERYKTLAGMGVRNINDYNKKAPAGQKLPYIVIVVDELADLMMSQSAARIELLITRLAQMARAVGIHLILATQRPSVDVITGLIKANFSCRIAFQVASKIDSRTILDVNGADKLLGRGDMLYLSPGVAEPVRVHGAYISNSETSAIVEFLRAQNVSPEALPTFSGTVEVDAGGDSEGDESDPDGSSDKLFQEAAEVVIRHKQGSVSLLQRRLGIGYQRAARLIDKLEESGIVGAYDGSKAREVLWSMQDYEDRFAKSQN
- a CDS encoding outer membrane lipoprotein carrier protein LolA, whose amino-acid sequence is MMKLRLNHMLIYVRPILAGVAACLVLSGSPDSAISCPADSVLNLFESSLPQDQVTKVKYRKESRSLVFGERPAEEGTLWLGPPKRYRIEAGKQVIVRGDDTLWTYTPESGQVTLRVGGLDSLEFGPAGFFGSLRHDFLPTDCAVDTVDGNPWLRVRLTAKTETAPIQRLALWIDPATHRVQIAEYVDYNEESSRLTFSKFESEKTGGADRFVFVYPRNVERIVLPAVKSGQAHDEAN
- the rimO gene encoding 30S ribosomal protein S12 methylthiotransferase RimO, which gives rise to MMRLTDLKPLPRHDITSTATPSGPRGKVYLRTLGCPKNEADGSALVRHLEAAGWEVVDDPAHADAEIVNTCGFIEQTKVESLDAIFEAVERKNGGPRRLIVTGCLAQRYPQQLAGQIEGLDAIVGFNRPELVEQALRAPRANGAPACWVEKPDAVYREHTTHWTFDARHPAPLSAYVKVGDGCDNACRFCAIPLIRGRLRSRSPEAIVAEVSALVEHGSREIILVSQDTTSWGLDLPDHPGLDTLLERLNDIPGDFWIRVMYAHPAFLREEHIAAIGACEKVVPYLDMPLQHISDRMLRIMNRHTTRQETQAKIDALRRVRPGITLRTTFIIGHPGETTSDFEELLAFAADNAFERMGGFTYSAEEGTPAARFRGRVRAAVARERLERLNDAYDRWSSAQSVDRIGSRIRCLIERRLDDGSWEGRGPFDAPDIDGRVILPATDRITPGFHPVLIRRADGVDLHAVSAEKPAPLVLEKTP
- a CDS encoding lytic transglycosylase domain-containing protein, producing the protein MKTHSPITSKRGILVGRPLAMTMLFAWLLSLVGFIHLLRQNQQLAHLVKTQQDEMMQQREQIVSLQQRLRILEAVEDMQSNLSPDEEVHLAHNVYHYSERHGLDPLLVLALIRVESGFSPAAVSPVGALGLMQVMPSTARFIADSRGWGWPGEKRLFDPVYNLRLATTYLSELISKFGSVEQALIAYNWGEGAVLEMMETGQPLPRGFAQRVLSTYDRLQRRYGSSKPD